From Streptomyces sp. HUAS MG91, the proteins below share one genomic window:
- a CDS encoding response regulator transcription factor yields the protein MSVLLEQPSSLVAYRPNKPTAMVVVADPRVRSTVTRHLWALGVRDVIEASSVAEARPRIGNPRDICVADVHLPDGSGLTLLSETRAAGWPNGLALSAADDIGAVRNALAGGVKGYVVTGTRTNVGLPTRPGAAPIGSAAARMHRRPPGAPSHPGGYRELSGREVEVLRLVAEGQSNKAIGVSMGLSALTVKSHLARIARKLGTGDRAGMVAVALRTGIIH from the coding sequence GTGTCCGTTCTTCTCGAGCAGCCCTCAAGCCTGGTCGCCTACCGCCCGAACAAGCCGACCGCGATGGTCGTCGTGGCCGATCCGCGCGTACGCTCCACCGTCACCCGCCATCTGTGGGCGCTCGGAGTACGCGATGTGATCGAGGCCTCGTCCGTCGCCGAGGCTCGTCCCCGCATCGGCAACCCCCGTGACATCTGCGTCGCCGACGTCCACCTCCCCGACGGATCCGGACTGACGCTTCTCTCCGAAACCCGAGCCGCGGGCTGGCCCAACGGCCTCGCCCTCTCCGCCGCCGACGACATCGGCGCCGTACGCAATGCCCTGGCGGGCGGCGTGAAGGGCTATGTCGTCACCGGCACGCGTACCAACGTCGGCCTGCCGACCCGTCCCGGTGCCGCTCCGATCGGCTCGGCGGCCGCCCGGATGCACCGCCGCCCCCCGGGTGCCCCGAGCCACCCGGGCGGCTACCGCGAGCTCTCCGGCCGTGAGGTCGAGGTGCTCCGGCTCGTCGCCGAGGGTCAGTCGAACAAGGCCATCGGAGTCTCGATGGGCCTGTCCGCCCTGACCGTCAAGAGCCACCTCGCCCGGATCGCCCGCAAGCTCGGCACGGGTGACCGCGCCGGGATGGTGGCGGTCGCCCTCCGGACCGGAATCATCCACTGA
- a CDS encoding DUF3000 domain-containing protein, translated as MNAAQKKDDTAPAAPPAFRTAVDALRVARLRPEIEIDPTRPPQRLAPFAYALEAAVVEPGPDSDDAEALADGRLVLLHDPAGHEAWHGTFRLVTLVRAELEPEMAADPLLPDVCWSWLTGALRARGLSYGEPSGTVTRASSHYFGGIGDRPAASQIEIRASWTPREGRGGVPDTAAHLAAWCELLCQLAGLPPAPAGPQGGEGGAVVTLPQRRGPQTH; from the coding sequence ATGAACGCTGCACAGAAGAAGGACGACACGGCGCCCGCTGCCCCTCCCGCCTTCCGCACGGCGGTCGACGCCCTGCGCGTCGCACGGCTGCGCCCGGAGATCGAGATCGACCCCACGCGCCCGCCCCAGCGCCTGGCCCCCTTCGCGTACGCGCTGGAGGCGGCGGTCGTCGAGCCGGGCCCCGATTCCGACGATGCGGAGGCGCTGGCCGACGGCCGGCTGGTGCTGCTGCACGATCCGGCGGGGCACGAGGCGTGGCACGGCACGTTCCGCCTGGTCACGCTGGTCCGCGCGGAGCTGGAACCGGAGATGGCGGCCGATCCGCTGCTGCCGGACGTGTGCTGGTCGTGGCTGACCGGCGCGCTCCGGGCGAGGGGGCTCTCCTACGGGGAGCCGTCGGGCACGGTCACCCGGGCCAGCTCGCACTACTTCGGGGGGATCGGCGACCGGCCCGCCGCCTCGCAGATCGAGATCCGCGCCTCGTGGACGCCGCGCGAGGGCCGGGGCGGGGTGCCGGACACGGCGGCGCACCTGGCCGCGTGGTGCGAGCTGCTGTGCCAGCTCGCCGGGCTGCCGCCGGCGCCGGCCGGTCCGCAGGGCGGAGAGGGCGGCGCGGTCGTCACGCTGCCGCAGCGCCGGGGTCCCCAGACACACTGA
- the hemE gene encoding uroporphyrinogen decarboxylase, translating to MSANTEATGQQPSATTDAVKDSAFLKACRREPVPHTPVWFMRQAGRSLPEYHKVREGIPMLESCTRPELVAEITMQPVRRHKVDAAIYFSDIVVPLKAIGIDLDIKPGVGPVIANPIRSRADLDRLRDLTPDDVSYVTEAIGLLTAELGGTPLIGFAGAPFTLASYLVEGGPSRNHEITKALMYGEPELWADLLDRLAEITSAFLKVQIEAGASAVQLFDSWVGALSPADYRRSVMPASAKVFDSVAHYGVPRIHFGVGTGELLGLMGEAGADVVGVDWRVPLDEAARRVGPGKALQGNIDPAILFSTPEAVEEKAREVLDAASGLEGHVFNLGHGVLPTTDPEALTRLVDYVHTQTAR from the coding sequence GTGAGTGCCAACACCGAGGCCACGGGCCAGCAGCCGTCAGCGACCACCGACGCCGTCAAGGATTCAGCCTTCCTGAAGGCATGCAGGCGCGAGCCCGTGCCGCACACCCCGGTGTGGTTCATGCGCCAGGCGGGCCGGTCGCTGCCCGAGTACCACAAGGTCCGTGAGGGCATCCCGATGCTGGAGTCGTGCACGCGGCCCGAGCTGGTCGCCGAGATCACGATGCAGCCGGTGCGCCGGCACAAGGTCGACGCGGCCATCTACTTCAGCGACATCGTCGTCCCGCTCAAGGCCATCGGCATCGACCTCGACATCAAGCCCGGTGTCGGCCCGGTCATCGCCAACCCGATCCGCAGCCGCGCCGACCTGGACCGGCTGCGCGACCTGACCCCGGACGACGTCTCCTACGTCACCGAGGCCATCGGCCTGCTCACCGCCGAGCTCGGCGGCACGCCGCTCATCGGCTTCGCGGGCGCGCCGTTCACCCTCGCCAGCTATCTCGTGGAGGGCGGCCCGTCCCGCAACCACGAGATCACCAAGGCCCTCATGTACGGCGAGCCCGAGCTGTGGGCCGACCTGCTCGACCGGCTCGCCGAGATCACCTCCGCGTTCCTGAAGGTGCAGATCGAGGCCGGCGCCAGCGCCGTCCAGCTCTTCGACTCGTGGGTCGGCGCGCTGTCGCCCGCCGACTACCGCCGCTCCGTCATGCCCGCCTCCGCGAAGGTGTTCGACTCGGTGGCGCACTACGGCGTGCCGCGCATCCACTTCGGTGTCGGCACCGGTGAGCTGCTCGGCCTGATGGGCGAGGCCGGCGCGGACGTCGTCGGCGTCGACTGGCGCGTCCCGCTCGACGAGGCCGCCCGCCGGGTCGGCCCCGGCAAGGCGCTCCAGGGCAACATCGACCCGGCGATCCTCTTCTCCACCCCCGAGGCGGTCGAGGAGAAGGCGCGCGAGGTCCTGGACGCCGCATCGGGCCTGGAGGGCCACGTGTTCAACCTGGGCCACGGCGTCCTGCCGACCACGGACCCGGAGGCGCTGACCCGCCTCGTCGACTACGTCCACACGCAGACCGCCCGATAG
- a CDS encoding FAD-dependent oxidoreductase, with amino-acid sequence MNAERLVVIGGDAAGMSAASQARRLRSPDELEIVAFERGHFTSYSACGIPYWVGGQVDERDELIARSPEEHRARGIDLRMRTEVVELDVRERRVRSRDLESGAESWTPYDKLVIATGARPVRPELPGIDAAGVHGVQTLDDGQALLDTLRAAPGRRAVVVGAGYIGVEMAEALVNRGYEVTVVNRGAEPMSTLDPDMGRLVHEAMTGMGITMVGDAEVTEIRTGDDGRVRAVVTRDAEFPADVVVLGIGVRPETTLARAAGLPLGDHGGLLTDVAMRVRGPEAGGVVWAGGDCVEVFDLVSGRERHIALGTHANKHGQVIGSNVGGGYATFPGVVGTAVSKVCELEIARTGLREKDADRAGLRYVTATVESTNRAGYYPGAAPMTVKMLAERRTGRLLGVQIVGREGAAKRVDVAAVALTAGMTVERMTALDLGYAPPFSPVWDPVLVAARKAVAAVRATG; translated from the coding sequence ATGAATGCTGAACGACTTGTGGTGATCGGCGGCGACGCGGCGGGCATGTCCGCCGCGTCGCAGGCACGCCGTCTGCGGAGCCCGGACGAGCTGGAGATCGTGGCGTTCGAGCGGGGGCACTTCACGTCGTACTCGGCGTGCGGGATCCCGTACTGGGTGGGCGGACAGGTCGACGAGCGCGACGAGTTGATCGCCCGGTCGCCCGAGGAGCACCGGGCCCGCGGCATCGATCTGCGGATGCGGACCGAGGTGGTGGAGCTGGACGTCCGGGAGCGGCGGGTGCGCTCGCGGGACCTGGAGAGCGGGGCCGAGTCCTGGACGCCGTACGACAAGCTCGTGATCGCGACGGGCGCCCGGCCGGTCCGCCCGGAGCTGCCCGGCATCGACGCGGCCGGGGTGCACGGCGTGCAGACGCTCGACGACGGGCAGGCGCTGCTCGACACCCTCCGGGCGGCACCGGGGCGCCGGGCCGTGGTCGTCGGCGCCGGGTACATCGGGGTGGAGATGGCCGAGGCGCTGGTCAACCGGGGCTACGAGGTGACCGTGGTCAACCGGGGCGCCGAGCCGATGTCCACGCTCGACCCGGACATGGGCCGGCTGGTGCACGAGGCGATGACCGGCATGGGCATCACCATGGTCGGCGACGCCGAGGTGACGGAGATCCGCACCGGGGACGACGGGCGAGTGCGGGCCGTGGTCACGCGGGACGCCGAGTTCCCCGCCGACGTCGTGGTCCTGGGCATCGGCGTGCGCCCCGAGACGACGCTGGCGCGGGCGGCCGGGCTGCCGCTCGGTGACCACGGCGGGCTGCTCACGGACGTGGCGATGCGGGTGCGCGGGCCCGAGGCGGGTGGGGTCGTCTGGGCGGGCGGCGACTGCGTCGAGGTGTTCGACCTGGTGTCCGGGCGCGAGCGGCACATCGCGCTCGGGACGCACGCGAACAAGCACGGGCAGGTCATCGGGTCGAACGTGGGCGGCGGGTACGCCACGTTCCCGGGTGTCGTCGGCACGGCCGTCAGCAAGGTGTGCGAGCTGGAGATCGCCAGGACCGGGCTGCGCGAGAAGGACGCCGACCGGGCCGGGCTCCGGTACGTGACGGCCACCGTCGAGTCGACGAACCGGGCGGGCTACTACCCCGGGGCCGCGCCGATGACGGTCAAGATGCTGGCCGAGCGGCGCACCGGGCGGCTGCTCGGCGTGCAGATCGTGGGCCGGGAGGGCGCCGCGAAGCGGGTCGACGTGGCGGCGGTCGCGCTGACCGCCGGCATGACGGTGGAGCGGATGACGGCGCTCGACCTGGGCTACGCGCCGCCGTTCTCCCCGGTGTGGGACCCGGTCCTGGTGGCGGCGCGCAAGGCGGTCGCGGCGGTGCGCGCCACAGGTTAG
- a CDS encoding DUF4349 domain-containing protein, whose product MQASGTTTLRRAPRLLAPLLLAAALALTGCSGAGSSSGGDNAKSDVRADSADSKGAGGGAAEPGGEGAAKATKTPKLTGIHIIRTASLSVRVKDVPDALDAARAATESAGGYVGDETTDRDGHGHERTRVTLRVPQESYEKVVGQLTGTGRLLSRDQSAQDVTDQVVDVDSRVASQRASVARVRELMDKATKLSDVVALEGELSSRESELEALLARQASLKDRTTMATITLKLSEAPPAKAVVKDDDPGFLDALSGGWGAFVAFLRWVVIVLAAVLPFAALVALLVLVWLRLVRPRLPRRPAPQPAHTVPGPLPSHPRSGPGEQD is encoded by the coding sequence ATGCAGGCATCCGGCACGACCACCCTGCGGCGGGCGCCGCGTCTTCTCGCTCCGCTGCTGCTCGCCGCGGCCCTGGCGCTGACCGGCTGCTCGGGCGCGGGCTCGTCCTCCGGCGGGGACAACGCCAAGTCCGACGTGCGGGCCGACTCCGCGGACTCGAAGGGCGCGGGCGGCGGCGCGGCCGAGCCCGGCGGCGAGGGCGCCGCGAAGGCGACGAAGACGCCGAAGCTCACCGGCATCCACATCATCCGCACCGCCTCCCTCTCGGTCCGCGTCAAGGACGTGCCGGACGCGCTCGACGCGGCGCGCGCCGCCACCGAGAGCGCCGGCGGCTACGTCGGCGACGAGACGACCGACCGTGACGGCCACGGGCACGAGCGCACCCGGGTCACTCTGCGGGTTCCGCAGGAGTCGTACGAGAAGGTGGTCGGCCAACTCACCGGTACCGGGCGCCTGTTGTCCCGGGACCAGAGTGCCCAGGATGTCACCGACCAGGTGGTGGACGTGGACAGCCGGGTCGCGTCGCAGCGGGCCAGCGTGGCGCGGGTCCGCGAACTCATGGACAAGGCGACGAAGTTGAGCGACGTCGTGGCGCTGGAGGGCGAGCTGAGCAGCCGCGAGTCCGAGCTGGAGGCGCTGCTCGCGCGGCAGGCGTCCCTGAAGGACCGGACGACGATGGCGACGATCACGCTGAAGCTGTCCGAGGCACCCCCCGCGAAGGCCGTCGTGAAGGACGACGACCCCGGGTTCCTCGACGCCCTGTCGGGCGGCTGGGGCGCCTTCGTGGCGTTCCTCAGGTGGGTCGTGATCGTGCTCGCGGCCGTGCTGCCGTTCGCGGCGCTGGTGGCGCTGCTGGTGCTGGTGTGGCTGCGGCTGGTCCGGCCCCGGCTGCCGAGGCGGCCCGCGCCGCAGCCGGCGCACACGGTCCCCGGCCCGCTGCCCTCGCACCCCCGGTCCGGGCCGGGCGAGCAGGACTGA
- the hemG gene encoding protoporphyrinogen oxidase: MREADTRTETETVRDVLVVGGGITGLAAAHRLLDRDPGVRVTVLESSDRLGGKLRAGEIAGARVDLGAESMLARRPEAVGLAEETGLGDRLQPPSTATASIWTRDALRPMPKGHVMGVPGTADALAGVLSDEGLARIAQDADLPPTPIGDDIAVGEYVAARLGREVVDRLVEPLLGGVYAGDAYRISLRSAVPQLFEEARRHPSLTAAVRAIQARAPQPTDPPAPVFMGIEGGIGTLPEAVAGSVREKGGEIIFGERAVQLGARGTARATTDDAHSTDRRVPLWRLVTESGRTFHAPQVIIALPAPAAAGVLRTASPNAAQELRAIEYASMALITLAYRTSEAGLPPGSGFLVPPVDGRTIKAATFASHKWGWIAKENPDLRIVRTSVGRYGDDKDLGRDDADLVGIARHDLREAVGLTATPVDAHVTRWQDGLPQYPVGHADRVARVREHIGRLPGVAVCGAAYDGVGIPACIASAYAAVDEVRGDPAAREELKANPVQSLHGGAGE; encoded by the coding sequence ATGCGCGAAGCGGACACACGTACGGAAACAGAGACCGTCAGGGACGTCCTGGTGGTCGGGGGCGGCATCACCGGCCTGGCGGCCGCCCACCGATTGCTCGACCGGGACCCCGGTGTCCGGGTCACCGTCCTGGAGAGCTCCGACCGGCTCGGCGGCAAACTGCGCGCGGGAGAGATCGCCGGGGCGCGCGTCGACCTCGGCGCCGAGTCGATGCTGGCCCGCCGCCCCGAGGCCGTGGGCCTCGCCGAGGAGACCGGACTCGGGGACCGCCTCCAGCCGCCGTCGACCGCGACCGCCTCGATCTGGACCCGCGACGCCCTGCGCCCCATGCCCAAGGGCCACGTCATGGGCGTCCCCGGCACCGCCGACGCGCTCGCCGGTGTCCTCTCCGACGAAGGGCTCGCCCGCATCGCGCAGGACGCGGACCTCCCGCCCACCCCGATCGGCGACGACATCGCCGTCGGCGAATACGTCGCGGCGCGGCTCGGCCGCGAGGTCGTCGACCGCCTCGTCGAACCCCTCCTCGGCGGCGTGTACGCGGGCGACGCCTACCGCATCTCGCTGCGCAGCGCCGTCCCGCAGCTCTTCGAGGAGGCCCGCCGCCACCCGTCCCTGACGGCGGCCGTCCGCGCGATCCAGGCCCGCGCCCCCCAGCCCACGGACCCGCCCGCCCCGGTCTTCATGGGCATCGAGGGCGGCATCGGCACCCTCCCGGAGGCGGTCGCCGGATCGGTGCGCGAAAAGGGCGGCGAGATCATTTTCGGCGAACGCGCGGTGCAGCTGGGGGCGCGGGGAACCGCGCGAGCGACCACGGACGACGCGCACTCGACGGACCGGCGCGTACCCCTGTGGCGGCTGGTCACGGAGTCGGGCCGCACCTTCCACGCCCCCCAGGTGATCATCGCCCTCCCGGCCCCCGCGGCGGCCGGCGTCCTGCGCACCGCGTCCCCGAACGCCGCCCAGGAACTCCGGGCGATCGAGTACGCCAGCATGGCCCTGATCACCCTGGCCTACCGCACGAGCGAGGCCGGTCTCCCGCCGGGCAGCGGTTTCCTCGTCCCGCCCGTCGACGGCCGCACCATCAAGGCCGCCACCTTCGCCTCCCACAAGTGGGGCTGGATCGCGAAGGAGAACCCCGATCTGCGCATCGTGCGGACCTCCGTCGGCCGGTACGGCGATGACAAGGACCTGGGCCGCGACGACGCCGACCTCGTCGGCATCGCCCGCCACGACCTGCGCGAGGCCGTCGGCCTGACCGCCACCCCCGTCGACGCCCACGTCACCCGCTGGCAGGACGGCCTGCCCCAGTACCCGGTCGGCCACGCGGACCGCGTCGCCCGCGTCCGCGAGCACATCGGACGGCTGCCCGGTGTCGCCGTGTGCGGCGCCGCGTACGACGGCGTCGGCATCCCGGCGTGCATCGCGAGCGCGTACGCGGCCGTGGACGAGGTGCGCGGGGACCCGGCCGCCCGCGAGGAGCTGAAGGCCAACCCGGTGCAG